A single region of the Mycobacterium avium subsp. avium genome encodes:
- a CDS encoding FAD-binding oxidoreductase — MSSEALASLIADLPDGTVVTDPTVTEGYRQDRAFDPSAGKPLAVVRPRRTEEVQTVLRWASAHGVPVVTRGAGSGLSGGATALDNGIVLSTEKMRDITVDPVTRTAVCQPGLFNAEVKKAAAEHGLWYPPDPSSFEICSIGGNIATNAGGLCCVKYGVTTDYVLGMQVVLADGTAVRLGGPRLKDVAGLSLTKLFVGSEGTLGVITEVTLRLVPKQNTSSVVVASFATVEDAVGAVLGVTGRLRPSMLEFMDSVAINAVEDTLRMDLDRGAAAMLVAGSDERGRAGSEDAEIMAKVFAENAATEVFSTDDPDEGEAFVVARRFCIPAVEAKGSLLLEDVGVPLPALGRLVTGIAAIAAERDLMISVIAHAGDGNTHPLIVYDPADADMTERAHLAFGEIMDLAVGLGGTITGEHGVGRLKRPWLAGYLGPEVMDLNRRIKQALDPQGILNPGSGI, encoded by the coding sequence GTGAGCTCCGAAGCCTTGGCCAGCCTGATCGCCGACCTGCCCGACGGGACTGTGGTCACCGACCCGACGGTGACCGAGGGCTACCGCCAGGACCGCGCGTTCGACCCGTCGGCCGGAAAACCGCTGGCCGTGGTGCGGCCGCGGCGCACCGAGGAGGTGCAGACCGTGCTGCGCTGGGCGAGCGCGCACGGCGTCCCGGTGGTCACCCGCGGGGCCGGCAGCGGCCTGTCCGGCGGTGCGACCGCCCTGGACAACGGCATCGTGCTCTCGACGGAGAAGATGCGCGACATCACCGTCGACCCGGTGACCCGCACGGCGGTCTGCCAGCCGGGGCTGTTCAACGCCGAGGTGAAGAAGGCGGCCGCCGAGCACGGCCTGTGGTATCCGCCGGACCCGTCGTCGTTCGAGATCTGCAGCATCGGCGGCAACATCGCCACCAACGCCGGCGGCCTGTGCTGCGTGAAGTACGGCGTGACCACCGACTACGTGCTGGGCATGCAGGTGGTGCTGGCCGACGGCACCGCCGTTCGGCTCGGCGGGCCGCGGCTCAAGGACGTCGCGGGGCTGTCGTTGACGAAGCTGTTCGTCGGCAGCGAGGGCACCCTGGGCGTCATCACCGAGGTGACGCTGCGGCTGGTGCCCAAGCAGAACACCTCCAGCGTCGTGGTGGCCAGCTTCGCCACGGTCGAGGATGCGGTCGGCGCTGTGCTCGGCGTCACCGGGCGGCTGCGCCCGTCGATGCTGGAGTTCATGGACTCCGTCGCGATCAACGCCGTCGAGGACACCCTGCGGATGGACCTGGACCGCGGCGCGGCCGCGATGCTGGTGGCCGGGTCCGACGAGCGTGGCCGCGCCGGCAGCGAGGACGCCGAGATCATGGCCAAGGTGTTCGCGGAAAACGCTGCGACGGAAGTGTTTTCGACCGACGACCCGGACGAGGGCGAGGCGTTCGTCGTCGCCCGCCGGTTCTGCATTCCGGCCGTGGAGGCCAAGGGGTCGTTGCTGCTCGAAGACGTCGGGGTGCCGCTTCCGGCGCTGGGCCGGCTGGTCACCGGGATCGCGGCCATCGCCGCCGAACGCGACCTGATGATCTCGGTGATCGCCCACGCCGGCGACGGCAACACCCACCCGTTGATCGTCTACGACCCCGCCGATGCCGACATGACCGAGCGCGCACACCTGGCGTTCGGCGAGATCATGGACCTGGCCGTCGGCCTGGGCGGCACCATCACCGGCGAGCACGGCGTCGGCCGGCTGAAGCGGCCCTGGCTGGCCGGCTACCTGGGGCCCGAGGTGATGGACCTCAACCGGCGGATCAAGCAGGCGCTGGACCCGCAGGGCATCTTGAACCCCGGCTCGGGGATCTGA
- a CDS encoding MFS transporter, translating into MPDTSRGPALLILFATLLATAGTGISIVAFPWLALQHRHSATDASIVAAAMTLPLVLATLIAGTAVDFFGRRRVSLVCDWLSGAAVTAVPLTAWIFGAAAIDVAELAVLAFCAAAFDPAGMTARQSMLPEAAARAGWSLDRTNSSYEAMLNLAFIVGPGLGGLLIATLGGINTMWVTAGCFALSFLAIGALRLEGAGKPPRATRPVGLVTGIAEGVRFVWNLRVLRTLGLIDLAVTALYLPMESVLFPKYFADQHQPAQLGWALMALALGGVAGALGYAVLSARLRRRTAVLTATLTFGATTAGIAVLPPLPVILGLCAVTGVVYGPIQPIYNFVMQTRAPHHLRGRVVGVMAGLTYAAGPLGLLVAGPLADAAGLKATFLTLAVPILAIGVVACGLPSLRELDRAPQFADDPGA; encoded by the coding sequence ATGCCTGACACGAGCCGCGGCCCGGCCCTTTTGATCTTGTTCGCAACGCTGCTTGCGACGGCGGGCACCGGCATATCGATCGTCGCTTTCCCGTGGCTCGCGTTGCAGCACCGGCACAGCGCCACCGACGCGTCGATCGTGGCCGCGGCCATGACCCTGCCGTTGGTGCTCGCCACATTGATCGCGGGCACCGCGGTCGACTTCTTCGGGCGCCGCCGGGTGTCGCTGGTCTGCGATTGGCTGTCCGGTGCGGCGGTGACGGCGGTGCCGCTGACCGCCTGGATCTTCGGCGCCGCGGCCATCGACGTCGCCGAGCTGGCCGTATTGGCCTTCTGCGCGGCCGCTTTCGACCCGGCCGGGATGACGGCGCGCCAGTCCATGCTGCCCGAGGCCGCCGCGCGGGCCGGCTGGTCGCTGGACCGCACCAACAGCAGCTACGAGGCGATGCTGAATCTGGCTTTCATCGTGGGCCCGGGGCTGGGCGGCTTGCTGATCGCCACGCTGGGCGGCATCAACACGATGTGGGTGACGGCGGGTTGTTTCGCCTTGTCCTTCTTGGCAATTGGGGCGCTACGGCTCGAAGGTGCCGGCAAACCGCCGCGGGCGACCCGCCCGGTCGGGCTGGTGACCGGCATCGCCGAGGGCGTGCGGTTCGTCTGGAACCTGCGGGTGCTGCGCACGCTGGGGCTGATCGACCTGGCCGTGACCGCGCTGTATCTGCCGATGGAAAGCGTGTTGTTCCCCAAGTATTTCGCCGATCAGCACCAGCCGGCCCAGTTGGGTTGGGCGCTGATGGCGCTGGCGCTGGGCGGGGTGGCGGGCGCGCTGGGCTATGCCGTGCTGTCAGCACGGCTGCGGCGGCGGACGGCGGTGCTGACGGCGACGCTCACCTTCGGGGCGACGACGGCCGGTATCGCGGTGCTGCCGCCGTTGCCGGTGATCCTGGGGCTGTGCGCGGTCACCGGCGTGGTGTACGGCCCGATCCAGCCGATCTACAACTTCGTCATGCAGACCCGGGCGCCGCATCACCTGCGGGGCCGGGTGGTCGGGGTGATGGCCGGATTGACCTACGCGGCGGGGCCGCTGGGCCTGTTGGTCGCCGGCCCGCTGGCCGACGCCGCCGGCCTGAAGGCCACCTTTTTGACCTTGGCGGTGCCGATCCTGGCGATCGGTGTCGTGGCCTGCGGCCTGCCGTCGCTGCGCGAACTGGACCGGGCACCGCAGTTCGCCGACGACCCGGGTGCGTGA
- a CDS encoding uracil-DNA glycosylase — protein sequence MQDVGVLEHPRTGQAFDSPVPAGSGWPGDPATPQTPVAADADQVIALARHAGAIPELDALVSVCRACPRLVEWREEVAVVKRRAFADQPYWGRPVPSWGSARPRLLIVGLAPAAHGANRTGRMFTGDRSGDQLYAALYRAGLVNQPTSVDAADGLRTKHIRIVAPVHCAPPANAPTPVERDTCWPWLQAEWRLISEHVRVVVALGGFGWQIALRLPGVPAARKPRFGHGVVAELAPGVRLLGCYHPSQQNMFTGRLTPAMLDDVFRDAKGLAGIK from the coding sequence ATGCAGGATGTTGGTGTGCTCGAGCATCCGCGTACCGGCCAGGCGTTCGACTCGCCGGTGCCGGCCGGTAGCGGATGGCCGGGGGATCCGGCCACCCCGCAGACCCCGGTCGCCGCCGATGCCGATCAGGTGATCGCGTTGGCCCGCCACGCCGGCGCGATTCCCGAACTCGACGCGCTGGTCAGCGTGTGCCGGGCCTGCCCGCGGCTGGTCGAGTGGCGCGAGGAGGTCGCGGTGGTCAAACGCCGCGCCTTCGCCGACCAACCGTATTGGGGCCGGCCGGTGCCCAGCTGGGGATCGGCGCGGCCCCGGCTGCTGATCGTCGGGTTGGCGCCCGCCGCGCACGGCGCCAACCGGACCGGCCGGATGTTCACCGGCGACCGCTCGGGCGACCAGTTGTACGCGGCGCTGTACCGGGCCGGTCTGGTGAACCAGCCGACCAGTGTCGACGCGGCGGATGGGTTGCGCACCAAGCACATTCGCATCGTCGCGCCGGTGCACTGTGCCCCGCCGGCCAATGCCCCGACGCCCGTCGAGCGGGACACCTGCTGGCCCTGGCTGCAGGCCGAATGGCGGCTGATCTCCGAGCATGTCCGGGTGGTGGTGGCCCTGGGCGGCTTCGGCTGGCAGATCGCGCTGCGGCTACCGGGCGTGCCGGCCGCGCGCAAGCCCCGGTTCGGGCACGGCGTCGTCGCCGAGCTGGCGCCCGGTGTGCGGCTGCTCGGCTGCTACCACCCCAGCCAGCAGAACATGTTCACCGGTAGGTTGACACCAGCAATGCTCGACGACGTCTTCCGCGACGCAAAAGGACTGGCGGGGATCAAGTGA
- a CDS encoding acyltransferase family protein: MTLSEEQDAQGGLEQTSRVDRVASLTGVRAVAALLVVGTHAAYTTGKYTHGYWGLVGSRMEIGVPIFFVLSGYLLFRPWVKSAATGGPPPSLSRYAWHRVRRIMPAYVITVLFAYVLYHFREAGPNPGHSWLGLARNLTLTQIYCNGYLGKYLHQGLTQMWSLAVEASFYVILPLLAYLLLVLICRRQWQPKLVLGALAGLALVSPAWLVLVHTDHWFPDGARLWLPTYLAWFLAGMMLTVLQEMGARAYGFVAIPLAVVSYFIVSTPIAGAPTTSPATLSEALFKTCFYAVIAALAVAPLALGDHGWYSRLLASRPMVWLGEISYEIFLIHLITMEFAMDYIVGARVYTGSMLNLFIATLVLTIPLAWLLHRFTRVRD; encoded by the coding sequence GCTGTCGGAAGAACAAGACGCCCAGGGCGGGCTCGAGCAGACCTCTCGCGTCGACCGCGTCGCCTCGCTGACCGGGGTCCGTGCGGTCGCCGCGCTGCTCGTCGTCGGCACCCACGCGGCCTACACCACCGGCAAGTACACGCACGGGTATTGGGGGCTGGTCGGTTCCCGCATGGAGATCGGGGTGCCCATCTTCTTCGTGCTCTCCGGCTACCTGCTGTTCCGGCCGTGGGTGAAGTCCGCGGCCACCGGCGGCCCACCGCCGTCGCTGAGTCGCTATGCGTGGCACCGAGTTCGGCGCATCATGCCCGCCTACGTCATCACGGTGCTGTTCGCCTACGTGCTGTACCACTTCCGCGAGGCTGGTCCCAACCCCGGGCACAGCTGGCTGGGTCTGGCGCGCAACCTGACGCTCACCCAGATCTACTGCAACGGCTACCTGGGCAAGTATCTGCATCAGGGGCTGACCCAGATGTGGAGCCTGGCCGTGGAGGCGTCCTTCTACGTCATCCTGCCGCTGCTGGCCTACCTGCTGCTGGTGCTGATCTGCCGGCGGCAGTGGCAGCCGAAGCTGGTGCTGGGCGCGCTGGCGGGGCTGGCCTTGGTCAGCCCGGCCTGGCTGGTGCTGGTGCACACCGATCACTGGTTTCCCGACGGCGCCCGGCTGTGGCTGCCCACCTACCTGGCCTGGTTCCTGGCCGGCATGATGCTGACGGTGCTGCAGGAAATGGGCGCGCGCGCCTACGGTTTCGTGGCCATCCCGCTGGCGGTGGTCAGTTATTTCATCGTCTCCACCCCGATCGCCGGCGCGCCCACGACGTCACCGGCCACGCTGAGCGAGGCGTTGTTCAAGACCTGCTTCTACGCCGTGATCGCCGCCCTCGCCGTGGCGCCGCTGGCGCTGGGCGATCACGGGTGGTATTCGCGGCTGCTGGCCAGCCGCCCGATGGTGTGGCTGGGGGAGATCTCCTACGAGATCTTCCTGATCCATTTGATCACCATGGAATTCGCGATGGACTACATCGTCGGCGCCCGCGTCTACACCGGCTCGATGCTGAACCTGTTCATCGCGACGCTGGTCCTGACGATCCCGTTGGCGTGGCTGCTGCACCGGTTCACCCGGGTGCGCGACTGA
- a CDS encoding TetR/AcrR family transcriptional regulator: protein MPGARRSTDWLSGHRNEAAVDRILDAAQELYTQRDSESIGMNEIARAAGCSRATLYRYFENREALRTAYVHREANRLGRAIMEQIDGIDEPRQRLTASITTTLRMVRGNPALASWFAVTRPPIAGELAEHSEVITALAAAFVGSLGPEEPAVVERRARWVVRVITSLLLFPGHDEADERAMIEEFVVPIVTPVSARG, encoded by the coding sequence ATGCCCGGCGCGCGCAGGAGCACCGACTGGCTTTCCGGACACCGCAACGAGGCGGCCGTCGACCGGATCCTCGACGCGGCCCAGGAGCTCTACACCCAGCGCGATTCGGAATCCATCGGCATGAACGAAATCGCCAGGGCCGCAGGGTGTTCCCGCGCCACACTGTACCGGTACTTCGAGAACCGGGAGGCGCTGCGCACCGCGTATGTGCACCGCGAGGCCAACCGGCTGGGCCGGGCGATCATGGAACAGATCGACGGCATCGACGAACCCCGCCAGCGGCTGACCGCGAGCATCACCACCACCTTGCGGATGGTCCGCGGCAACCCCGCGCTGGCGTCGTGGTTCGCCGTCACCCGCCCGCCCATCGCCGGCGAGCTGGCCGAACACTCCGAGGTGATCACCGCCCTGGCCGCCGCGTTCGTCGGCTCGCTGGGCCCGGAAGAGCCCGCCGTCGTCGAGCGCCGGGCACGCTGGGTGGTCCGGGTGATCACGTCGCTGCTGCTGTTTCCCGGACACGACGAGGCCGACGAGCGGGCGATGATCGAAGAGTTCGTCGTCCCGATCGTGACGCCGGTGTCCGCCCGCGGCTAA